In the genome of Magnolia sinica isolate HGM2019 chromosome 2, MsV1, whole genome shotgun sequence, one region contains:
- the LOC131228000 gene encoding uncharacterized protein LOC131228000 has protein sequence MEGGYGWTEEEMVVFGTALAAATTTIAVGEYCINYLFRTSSRFGDYERSRIINWIIREGEQVCVAQLRMNKATFFNLCSLLRDRNMLPDGKHIYMEEQLVIFLHTVGHNVRNRVIENQFIRLGETVSRYFTKALDAVVGLYPNFVKLPSAETPPEILSNPKWSTYFQDCIGAIDGIHVPAYVPALESATYRNRKGILSQNVMVACTFDMKFVYVLAGWEGSVSDARILHSTLTHTTDRFTIPQGKYHIVDAGYAHLPGFMASYRGVQYHLNEYHTGRNPTNKKELFNYQHTQLRNVIERIFGVLKARFSILKSAPPYNLNTQVKIVIACCMLHNFIRIFGGDSLMEEEVTSTEVTESVDLSPCEGNATQREKDE, from the exons ATGGAAGGAGGATATGGCTGGACAGAAGAGGAAATGGTTGTTTTTGGAACTGCACTTGCTGCAGCAACAACAACTATTGCAGTGGGAGAATATTGCATCAATTATTTATTTAGGACATCCTCAAGATTTGGAGACTATGAAAGAAGCAGGATAATAAATTGGATAATTAGAGAGGGCGAGCAAGTTTGTGTTGCTCAACTTAGAATGAACAAAGCCACATTCTTCAACCTATGCTCTCTTCTTAGGGATAGAAATATGCTTCCTGATGGGAAACATATTTATATGGAAGAACAACTGGTTATTTTCCTTCATACAGTAGGCCATAATGTGAGAAACCGTGTAATTGAAAATCAGTTTATAAGGTTGGGAGAAACGGTTAGCCGTTACTTTACAAAAGCTCTGGATGCTGTTGTCGGACTATATCCCAATTTTGTAAAACTCCCAAGTGCAGAAACACCTCCCGAGATTCTATCCAATCCAAAATGGAGCACATATTTTCAG GATTGTATTGGTGCAATTGATGGCATCCATGTACCCGCCTATGTGCCTGCATTGGAAAGTGCGACCTACCGTAACAGGAAAGGGATCCTCTCTCAAAATGTAATGGTCGCATGTACATTTGATATGAAGTTCGTATATGTGCTCGCCGGATGGGAAGGATCTGTCTCTGACGCACGCATCTTACATAGTACATTGACACATACCACTGATCGTTTTACTATCCCCCAGG GTAAATACCACATAGTTGATGCTGGTTACGCCCATTTACCTGGATTTATGGCTTCATATCGTGGTGTACAGTACCACCTCAATGAATACCATACGGGCCGCAATCCTACGAATAAGAAAGAACTTTTTAACTATCAACATACTCAATTACGAAATGTTATTGAGCGGATATTTGGAGTACTCAAAGCGCGATTTTCGATCCTCAAATCAGCTCCACCATACAACCTTAACACACAAGTGAAGATAGTGATCGCATGTTGTATGTTACACAACTTTATCCGTATATTTGGAGGAGATAGTTTAATGGAAGAGGAGGTCACCTCAACGGAAGTAACAGAGAGTGTGGATCTATCACCATGTGAGGGTAATGCCACACAACGTGAAAAGGATGAATGA
- the LOC131237712 gene encoding protein DETOXIFICATION 16-like isoform X4, with protein MEGDGDGRSSLQSPLLQSCSEKGIELESGRKREEILGEIKKQLLLAGPLIAINLLQFSLRMISVMFVGHLGELALSSASMATSFGGVTGFILLMGMGSALDTLCGQAYGAKQYHMLGIHMQRAMIVLAIVSIPISFIWAYTGQILVALGQDPMISMEAGLYARWMIPSIFAYGLLQCHVRFLQTQNIVIPMMISTGITVLLHVAVCWVLVFKSGLGNKGAALAIGISYWVNVALLAIYVNFSSACKKTWTGLSKEALNDILKFLRLAVPSALMVCLEVWSFELIVLLSGLLPNPKLETSVLSISLNTCSMVYMIPFGLSSAISTRVSNELGAGRPQAARLAVCVVVVMAISLGAVLGLATILVRNVWGYVYSNEVEVVKYVATLMPLIALSDFLDGIQSVLSGTARGCGWQKTGALINLGAFYIVGIPTSVLLAFFFHVGGKARKAKDRVNSSSIPINT; from the exons atggaaggagATGGAGATGGCCGATCATCTCTCCAATCTCCTCTTCTTCAAAGTTGCTCTGAAAAGGGCATTGAATTGGAAAGCGGTAGGAAGAGAGAGGAGATATTAGGAGAAATAAAGAAGCAGTTGCTTTTGGCAGGGCCTTTGATAGCCATTAACCTTTTGCAGTTCAGTTTGAGGATGATATCAGTGATGTTTGTGGGCCACCTTGGTGAGCTCGCTCTATCCAGTGCTTCCATGGCCACTTCCTTTGGTGGGGTCACTGGTTTTATCTTGCTG ATGGGAATGGGAAGCGCATTGGATACGTTATGTGGGCAGGCATATGGAGCCAAACAGTATCATATGCTCGGCATACACATGCAAAGGGCGATGATCGTCCTTGCAATCGTTAGCATTCCCATTTCTTTCATTTGGGCCTACACAGGCCAAATTCTCGTGGCCCTTGGACAAGATCCAATGATATCGATGGAAGCTGGTCTGTATGCTCGTTGGATGATACCAAGCATTTTCGCTTATGGTCTCCTTCAATGCCACGTTCGTTTCCTACAGACCCAAAACATCGTCATTCCAATGATGATAAGCACTGGAATCACGGTTCTACTACACGTTGCTGTGTGTTGGGTTTTGGTGTTCAAATCTGGCCTTGGAAACAAAGGGGCCGCCTTGGCGATCGGCATCTCTTATTGGGTCAATGTGGCATTGTTGGCGATTTATGTGAACTTCTCCTCTGCCTGCAAGAAGACTTGGACTGGTTTATCAAAGGAGGCCTTGAatgatattctcaaattcctaagaCTTGCTGTTCCTTCGGCTCTTATGGTTTG CTTGGAGGTCTGGTCATTTGAGTTGATTGTTCTCTTATCTGGTCTTCTTCCTAATCCAAAGCTCGAAACATCAGTCCTATCAATAAG CCTTAACACATGTTCGATGGTCTACATGATCCCATTTGGTCTCAGCAGTGCAATCAG TACAAGAGTTTCAAATGAATTGGGTGCTGGGCGTCCGCAAGCTGCACGCTTAGCAGTATGTGTTGTGGTAGTGATGGCCATTTCACTGGGTGCAGTACTAGGGCTGGCCACAATCTTGGTGCGCAACGTTTGGGGTTATGTATATAGCAATGAGGTAGAGGTGGTGAAATATGTAGCGACCTTGATGCCATTGATTGCGCTCTCGGACTTCCTCGATGGAATCCAATCGGTGCTTTCAG GAACTGCTAGAGGATGTGGGTGGCAAAAGACTGGTGCTCTCATTAACCTCGGAGCTTTCTACATTGTGGGCATTCCAACTTCTGTTCTCTTGGCTTTTTTCTTCCATGTTGGAGGAAAG GCGAGGAAGGCTAAGGATAGAGTTAACAGCTCTAGCATCCCAATAAACACATGA
- the LOC131237712 gene encoding protein DETOXIFICATION 16-like isoform X3, translated as MEGDGDGRSSLQSPLLQSCSEKGIELESGRKREEILGEIKKQLLLAGPLIAINLLQFSLRMISVMFVGHLGELALSSASMATSFGGVTGFILLMGMGSALDTLCGQAYGAKQYHMLGIHMQRAMIVLAIVSIPISFIWAYTGQILVALGQDPMISMEAGLYARWMIPSIFAYGLLQCHVRFLQTQNIVIPMMISTGITVLLHVAVCWVLVFKSGLGNKGAALAIGISYWVNVALLAIYVNFSSACKKTWTGLSKEALNDILKFLRLAVPSALMVCLEVWSFELIVLLSGLLPNPKLETSVLSISVISIPSLNTCSMVYMIPFGLSSAISTRVSNELGAGRPQAARLAVCVVVVMAISLGAVLGLATILVRNVWGYVYSNEVEVVKYVATLMPLIALSDFLDGIQSVLSGTARGCGWQKTGALINLGAFYIVGIPTSVLLAFFFHVGGKARKAKDRVNSSSIPINT; from the exons atggaaggagATGGAGATGGCCGATCATCTCTCCAATCTCCTCTTCTTCAAAGTTGCTCTGAAAAGGGCATTGAATTGGAAAGCGGTAGGAAGAGAGAGGAGATATTAGGAGAAATAAAGAAGCAGTTGCTTTTGGCAGGGCCTTTGATAGCCATTAACCTTTTGCAGTTCAGTTTGAGGATGATATCAGTGATGTTTGTGGGCCACCTTGGTGAGCTCGCTCTATCCAGTGCTTCCATGGCCACTTCCTTTGGTGGGGTCACTGGTTTTATCTTGCTG ATGGGAATGGGAAGCGCATTGGATACGTTATGTGGGCAGGCATATGGAGCCAAACAGTATCATATGCTCGGCATACACATGCAAAGGGCGATGATCGTCCTTGCAATCGTTAGCATTCCCATTTCTTTCATTTGGGCCTACACAGGCCAAATTCTCGTGGCCCTTGGACAAGATCCAATGATATCGATGGAAGCTGGTCTGTATGCTCGTTGGATGATACCAAGCATTTTCGCTTATGGTCTCCTTCAATGCCACGTTCGTTTCCTACAGACCCAAAACATCGTCATTCCAATGATGATAAGCACTGGAATCACGGTTCTACTACACGTTGCTGTGTGTTGGGTTTTGGTGTTCAAATCTGGCCTTGGAAACAAAGGGGCCGCCTTGGCGATCGGCATCTCTTATTGGGTCAATGTGGCATTGTTGGCGATTTATGTGAACTTCTCCTCTGCCTGCAAGAAGACTTGGACTGGTTTATCAAAGGAGGCCTTGAatgatattctcaaattcctaagaCTTGCTGTTCCTTCGGCTCTTATGGTTTG CTTGGAGGTCTGGTCATTTGAGTTGATTGTTCTCTTATCTGGTCTTCTTCCTAATCCAAAGCTCGAAACATCAGTCCTATCAATAAG TGTCATCTCCATCCCCAGCCTTAACACATGTTCGATGGTCTACATGATCCCATTTGGTCTCAGCAGTGCAATCAG TACAAGAGTTTCAAATGAATTGGGTGCTGGGCGTCCGCAAGCTGCACGCTTAGCAGTATGTGTTGTGGTAGTGATGGCCATTTCACTGGGTGCAGTACTAGGGCTGGCCACAATCTTGGTGCGCAACGTTTGGGGTTATGTATATAGCAATGAGGTAGAGGTGGTGAAATATGTAGCGACCTTGATGCCATTGATTGCGCTCTCGGACTTCCTCGATGGAATCCAATCGGTGCTTTCAG GAACTGCTAGAGGATGTGGGTGGCAAAAGACTGGTGCTCTCATTAACCTCGGAGCTTTCTACATTGTGGGCATTCCAACTTCTGTTCTCTTGGCTTTTTTCTTCCATGTTGGAGGAAAG GCGAGGAAGGCTAAGGATAGAGTTAACAGCTCTAGCATCCCAATAAACACATGA
- the LOC131237712 gene encoding protein DETOXIFICATION 16-like isoform X2, with the protein MEGDGDGRSSLQSPLLQSCSEKGIELESGRKREEILGEIKKQLLLAGPLIAINLLQFSLRMISVMFVGHLGELALSSASMATSFGGVTGFILLMGMGSALDTLCGQAYGAKQYHMLGIHMQRAMIVLAIVSIPISFIWAYTGQILVALGQDPMISMEAGLYARWMIPSIFAYGLLQCHVRFLQTQNIVIPMMISTGITVLLHVAVCWVLVFKSGLGNKGAALAIGISYWVNVALLAIYVNFSSACKKTWTGLSKEALNDILKFLRLAVPSALMVCLEVWSFELIVLLSGLLPNPKLETSVLSISLNTCSMVYMIPFGLSSAISTRVSNELGAGRPQAARLAVCVVVVMAISLGAVLGLATILVRNVWGYVYSNEVEVVKYVATLMPLIALSDFLDGIQSVLSGTARGCGWQKTGALINLGAFYIVGIPTSVLLAFFFHVGGKGLWIGMVCALFVQSVLLTAITLRTNWHQEARKAKDRVNSSSIPINT; encoded by the exons atggaaggagATGGAGATGGCCGATCATCTCTCCAATCTCCTCTTCTTCAAAGTTGCTCTGAAAAGGGCATTGAATTGGAAAGCGGTAGGAAGAGAGAGGAGATATTAGGAGAAATAAAGAAGCAGTTGCTTTTGGCAGGGCCTTTGATAGCCATTAACCTTTTGCAGTTCAGTTTGAGGATGATATCAGTGATGTTTGTGGGCCACCTTGGTGAGCTCGCTCTATCCAGTGCTTCCATGGCCACTTCCTTTGGTGGGGTCACTGGTTTTATCTTGCTG ATGGGAATGGGAAGCGCATTGGATACGTTATGTGGGCAGGCATATGGAGCCAAACAGTATCATATGCTCGGCATACACATGCAAAGGGCGATGATCGTCCTTGCAATCGTTAGCATTCCCATTTCTTTCATTTGGGCCTACACAGGCCAAATTCTCGTGGCCCTTGGACAAGATCCAATGATATCGATGGAAGCTGGTCTGTATGCTCGTTGGATGATACCAAGCATTTTCGCTTATGGTCTCCTTCAATGCCACGTTCGTTTCCTACAGACCCAAAACATCGTCATTCCAATGATGATAAGCACTGGAATCACGGTTCTACTACACGTTGCTGTGTGTTGGGTTTTGGTGTTCAAATCTGGCCTTGGAAACAAAGGGGCCGCCTTGGCGATCGGCATCTCTTATTGGGTCAATGTGGCATTGTTGGCGATTTATGTGAACTTCTCCTCTGCCTGCAAGAAGACTTGGACTGGTTTATCAAAGGAGGCCTTGAatgatattctcaaattcctaagaCTTGCTGTTCCTTCGGCTCTTATGGTTTG CTTGGAGGTCTGGTCATTTGAGTTGATTGTTCTCTTATCTGGTCTTCTTCCTAATCCAAAGCTCGAAACATCAGTCCTATCAATAAG CCTTAACACATGTTCGATGGTCTACATGATCCCATTTGGTCTCAGCAGTGCAATCAG TACAAGAGTTTCAAATGAATTGGGTGCTGGGCGTCCGCAAGCTGCACGCTTAGCAGTATGTGTTGTGGTAGTGATGGCCATTTCACTGGGTGCAGTACTAGGGCTGGCCACAATCTTGGTGCGCAACGTTTGGGGTTATGTATATAGCAATGAGGTAGAGGTGGTGAAATATGTAGCGACCTTGATGCCATTGATTGCGCTCTCGGACTTCCTCGATGGAATCCAATCGGTGCTTTCAG GAACTGCTAGAGGATGTGGGTGGCAAAAGACTGGTGCTCTCATTAACCTCGGAGCTTTCTACATTGTGGGCATTCCAACTTCTGTTCTCTTGGCTTTTTTCTTCCATGTTGGAGGAAAG GGCCTTTGGATAGGGATGGTATGTGCACTTTTCGTGCAGTCAGTGTTGCTTACAGCAATAACACTCCGCACTAATTGGCATCAAGAG GCGAGGAAGGCTAAGGATAGAGTTAACAGCTCTAGCATCCCAATAAACACATGA
- the LOC131237712 gene encoding protein DETOXIFICATION 16-like isoform X1 translates to MEGDGDGRSSLQSPLLQSCSEKGIELESGRKREEILGEIKKQLLLAGPLIAINLLQFSLRMISVMFVGHLGELALSSASMATSFGGVTGFILLMGMGSALDTLCGQAYGAKQYHMLGIHMQRAMIVLAIVSIPISFIWAYTGQILVALGQDPMISMEAGLYARWMIPSIFAYGLLQCHVRFLQTQNIVIPMMISTGITVLLHVAVCWVLVFKSGLGNKGAALAIGISYWVNVALLAIYVNFSSACKKTWTGLSKEALNDILKFLRLAVPSALMVCLEVWSFELIVLLSGLLPNPKLETSVLSISVISIPSLNTCSMVYMIPFGLSSAISTRVSNELGAGRPQAARLAVCVVVVMAISLGAVLGLATILVRNVWGYVYSNEVEVVKYVATLMPLIALSDFLDGIQSVLSGTARGCGWQKTGALINLGAFYIVGIPTSVLLAFFFHVGGKGLWIGMVCALFVQSVLLTAITLRTNWHQEARKAKDRVNSSSIPINT, encoded by the exons atggaaggagATGGAGATGGCCGATCATCTCTCCAATCTCCTCTTCTTCAAAGTTGCTCTGAAAAGGGCATTGAATTGGAAAGCGGTAGGAAGAGAGAGGAGATATTAGGAGAAATAAAGAAGCAGTTGCTTTTGGCAGGGCCTTTGATAGCCATTAACCTTTTGCAGTTCAGTTTGAGGATGATATCAGTGATGTTTGTGGGCCACCTTGGTGAGCTCGCTCTATCCAGTGCTTCCATGGCCACTTCCTTTGGTGGGGTCACTGGTTTTATCTTGCTG ATGGGAATGGGAAGCGCATTGGATACGTTATGTGGGCAGGCATATGGAGCCAAACAGTATCATATGCTCGGCATACACATGCAAAGGGCGATGATCGTCCTTGCAATCGTTAGCATTCCCATTTCTTTCATTTGGGCCTACACAGGCCAAATTCTCGTGGCCCTTGGACAAGATCCAATGATATCGATGGAAGCTGGTCTGTATGCTCGTTGGATGATACCAAGCATTTTCGCTTATGGTCTCCTTCAATGCCACGTTCGTTTCCTACAGACCCAAAACATCGTCATTCCAATGATGATAAGCACTGGAATCACGGTTCTACTACACGTTGCTGTGTGTTGGGTTTTGGTGTTCAAATCTGGCCTTGGAAACAAAGGGGCCGCCTTGGCGATCGGCATCTCTTATTGGGTCAATGTGGCATTGTTGGCGATTTATGTGAACTTCTCCTCTGCCTGCAAGAAGACTTGGACTGGTTTATCAAAGGAGGCCTTGAatgatattctcaaattcctaagaCTTGCTGTTCCTTCGGCTCTTATGGTTTG CTTGGAGGTCTGGTCATTTGAGTTGATTGTTCTCTTATCTGGTCTTCTTCCTAATCCAAAGCTCGAAACATCAGTCCTATCAATAAG TGTCATCTCCATCCCCAGCCTTAACACATGTTCGATGGTCTACATGATCCCATTTGGTCTCAGCAGTGCAATCAG TACAAGAGTTTCAAATGAATTGGGTGCTGGGCGTCCGCAAGCTGCACGCTTAGCAGTATGTGTTGTGGTAGTGATGGCCATTTCACTGGGTGCAGTACTAGGGCTGGCCACAATCTTGGTGCGCAACGTTTGGGGTTATGTATATAGCAATGAGGTAGAGGTGGTGAAATATGTAGCGACCTTGATGCCATTGATTGCGCTCTCGGACTTCCTCGATGGAATCCAATCGGTGCTTTCAG GAACTGCTAGAGGATGTGGGTGGCAAAAGACTGGTGCTCTCATTAACCTCGGAGCTTTCTACATTGTGGGCATTCCAACTTCTGTTCTCTTGGCTTTTTTCTTCCATGTTGGAGGAAAG GGCCTTTGGATAGGGATGGTATGTGCACTTTTCGTGCAGTCAGTGTTGCTTACAGCAATAACACTCCGCACTAATTGGCATCAAGAG GCGAGGAAGGCTAAGGATAGAGTTAACAGCTCTAGCATCCCAATAAACACATGA
- the LOC131237712 gene encoding protein DETOXIFICATION 16-like isoform X5 yields the protein MGMGSALDTLCGQAYGAKQYHMLGIHMQRAMIVLAIVSIPISFIWAYTGQILVALGQDPMISMEAGLYARWMIPSIFAYGLLQCHVRFLQTQNIVIPMMISTGITVLLHVAVCWVLVFKSGLGNKGAALAIGISYWVNVALLAIYVNFSSACKKTWTGLSKEALNDILKFLRLAVPSALMVCLEVWSFELIVLLSGLLPNPKLETSVLSISVISIPSLNTCSMVYMIPFGLSSAISTRVSNELGAGRPQAARLAVCVVVVMAISLGAVLGLATILVRNVWGYVYSNEVEVVKYVATLMPLIALSDFLDGIQSVLSGTARGCGWQKTGALINLGAFYIVGIPTSVLLAFFFHVGGKGLWIGMVCALFVQSVLLTAITLRTNWHQEARKAKDRVNSSSIPINT from the exons ATGGGAATGGGAAGCGCATTGGATACGTTATGTGGGCAGGCATATGGAGCCAAACAGTATCATATGCTCGGCATACACATGCAAAGGGCGATGATCGTCCTTGCAATCGTTAGCATTCCCATTTCTTTCATTTGGGCCTACACAGGCCAAATTCTCGTGGCCCTTGGACAAGATCCAATGATATCGATGGAAGCTGGTCTGTATGCTCGTTGGATGATACCAAGCATTTTCGCTTATGGTCTCCTTCAATGCCACGTTCGTTTCCTACAGACCCAAAACATCGTCATTCCAATGATGATAAGCACTGGAATCACGGTTCTACTACACGTTGCTGTGTGTTGGGTTTTGGTGTTCAAATCTGGCCTTGGAAACAAAGGGGCCGCCTTGGCGATCGGCATCTCTTATTGGGTCAATGTGGCATTGTTGGCGATTTATGTGAACTTCTCCTCTGCCTGCAAGAAGACTTGGACTGGTTTATCAAAGGAGGCCTTGAatgatattctcaaattcctaagaCTTGCTGTTCCTTCGGCTCTTATGGTTTG CTTGGAGGTCTGGTCATTTGAGTTGATTGTTCTCTTATCTGGTCTTCTTCCTAATCCAAAGCTCGAAACATCAGTCCTATCAATAAG TGTCATCTCCATCCCCAGCCTTAACACATGTTCGATGGTCTACATGATCCCATTTGGTCTCAGCAGTGCAATCAG TACAAGAGTTTCAAATGAATTGGGTGCTGGGCGTCCGCAAGCTGCACGCTTAGCAGTATGTGTTGTGGTAGTGATGGCCATTTCACTGGGTGCAGTACTAGGGCTGGCCACAATCTTGGTGCGCAACGTTTGGGGTTATGTATATAGCAATGAGGTAGAGGTGGTGAAATATGTAGCGACCTTGATGCCATTGATTGCGCTCTCGGACTTCCTCGATGGAATCCAATCGGTGCTTTCAG GAACTGCTAGAGGATGTGGGTGGCAAAAGACTGGTGCTCTCATTAACCTCGGAGCTTTCTACATTGTGGGCATTCCAACTTCTGTTCTCTTGGCTTTTTTCTTCCATGTTGGAGGAAAG GGCCTTTGGATAGGGATGGTATGTGCACTTTTCGTGCAGTCAGTGTTGCTTACAGCAATAACACTCCGCACTAATTGGCATCAAGAG GCGAGGAAGGCTAAGGATAGAGTTAACAGCTCTAGCATCCCAATAAACACATGA